One window of the Candidatus Obscuribacterales bacterium genome contains the following:
- a CDS encoding CAP domain-containing protein, with protein sequence MTDAHQSLNPSQLVPLARQNQDIRGVLRPNASHDLYRFRLPKSRFRASLGGLRANADLELIRDRNRDGSIDPGEVVASSRATGRQVDRITIVGLEPGAYYLRVVPDGQRTRYRLLLSAPATNRTSKQYQVVQKTNAYRMQQGQLPLAVNTQLSRAAQQYARHMAVNDVFSHEGADGSSPWDRIRAADYDYSEAAENLAGGYNTAAGALQGWISSPGHRANLLAYQVQEIGVGYVYLRNDPGRYTFQHYWSQSFGTPASVSVNPSIPSSRYPER encoded by the coding sequence ATGACTGATGCTCATCAATCTCTCAATCCATCTCAGCTCGTCCCGCTGGCTAGGCAGAATCAAGATATACGGGGGGTGCTGCGGCCGAATGCGTCCCATGATCTCTACCGTTTTCGGTTGCCTAAAAGCCGCTTTCGGGCAAGCTTGGGAGGGCTGCGGGCCAATGCTGATTTGGAACTAATCCGCGATCGCAACCGTGATGGCAGCATCGATCCAGGGGAAGTGGTTGCTAGTTCCCGAGCTACGGGTCGCCAAGTTGATAGAATCACAATTGTTGGACTGGAGCCCGGAGCTTACTACCTAAGGGTGGTGCCGGATGGCCAACGTACGCGCTATCGCCTGCTGCTTTCGGCCCCAGCCACGAACCGCACGAGCAAGCAATATCAAGTCGTGCAGAAGACCAATGCCTACCGGATGCAGCAGGGGCAGCTTCCCCTAGCCGTAAATACCCAACTGAGCAGAGCTGCTCAGCAGTATGCCCGCCACATGGCCGTCAACGATGTATTTAGTCACGAAGGCGCAGATGGTTCTTCCCCCTGGGATCGCATTCGAGCAGCGGACTATGACTATTCTGAGGCAGCGGAAAATCTGGCGGGCGGCTATAACACTGCCGCTGGGGCTTTACAGGGATGGATTAGTAGCCCAGGGCATCGGGCAAATTTATTGGCCTATCAGGTGCAAGAAATTGGTGTAGGTTATGTTTACCTACGCAACGATCCGGGGCGTTATACCTTCCAGCATTACTGGTCTCAATCCTTTGGTACCCCAGCTAGCGTCTCGGTCAATCCCTCCATTCCTTCGTCCCGATACCCTGAACGCTAA
- a CDS encoding RidA family protein encodes MLEFITLPDHQLPPPAPYSHAVRAGDFLFVTGQLAEDPVSGDISRGPIEDQTRRVMENLKLVLTHAQTGFDRVVSARIFLTDMRDYPIVNDIYASYFKSDRLPCRTTVGVLGLAGQGNVEIDLIVYCADEPDA; translated from the coding sequence ATGCTCGAATTCATCACGCTTCCCGATCATCAACTGCCGCCGCCCGCTCCCTACTCCCATGCCGTTCGCGCTGGCGATTTTTTGTTTGTGACTGGACAGTTAGCTGAAGATCCAGTTAGCGGAGATATCAGCCGTGGGCCCATTGAAGATCAAACCCGGCGCGTCATGGAAAACCTGAAGCTGGTGTTGACCCATGCCCAGACTGGATTTGATCGAGTGGTCTCGGCACGTATTTTTCTCACTGACATGCGCGACTATCCGATCGTCAACGATATCTACGCCTCCTACTTCAAGAGCGATCGCCTTCCCTGCCGCACCACTGTAGGGGTTTTAGGGCTAGCAGGTCAGGGCAATGTGGAGATTGACCTGATTGTTTACTGTGCAGATGAACCAGATGCGTAA
- a CDS encoding glycosyltransferase, whose product MFFSIVIPTYNRQPILAKCLLALEHQRFTPESGIQGYEVVVVDDGSTDSTIAWMTQQAHHLPHVRLVQQQHQGPAAARNLGVAHAKGDTIIFIDSDLVVTDRFLLAHARGLQQGYRDLGSDRLFTYGAVINTCNFEQPTSASYKVTDFSNAYFATGNVAIARHWLEAAGLFDTEFQLYGWEDLELGVRLKKLGLRLIKCPDAVGYHWHPPFSLEEVPALIDREIQRGRMGVVFYRKHPTWDVRMMIQMTILHRILWGLLSLGGLLNERTLAPLLSWLIRRGKSQLALEIARIFLNWYNVQGVYSAYADLHPHR is encoded by the coding sequence GTGTTTTTTAGCATCGTAATTCCCACCTATAACCGCCAGCCGATTCTTGCCAAGTGTCTATTGGCACTAGAACATCAGCGTTTCACCCCTGAGTCAGGTATTCAGGGCTATGAGGTGGTAGTGGTAGACGATGGATCGACAGATTCAACGATTGCTTGGATGACCCAGCAAGCCCACCACTTACCCCATGTGCGATTAGTGCAGCAGCAGCACCAAGGGCCTGCCGCCGCTCGCAACCTAGGCGTTGCCCATGCCAAGGGCGATACGATTATTTTTATTGATAGCGATTTGGTGGTCACCGATCGCTTTTTACTCGCCCATGCTCGGGGATTACAGCAAGGCTATCGAGATCTAGGCAGCGATCGCCTGTTTACCTATGGTGCAGTGATCAATACCTGCAATTTTGAGCAGCCTACGTCAGCATCCTATAAGGTCACAGACTTTTCCAATGCCTACTTTGCCACAGGCAACGTGGCGATCGCCCGGCATTGGTTAGAGGCCGCAGGGCTCTTTGACACTGAGTTTCAGCTCTATGGCTGGGAAGACTTGGAGCTCGGGGTGCGGCTGAAAAAGCTTGGTCTGCGGCTCATTAAATGCCCGGATGCGGTGGGCTATCACTGGCATCCTCCCTTCTCCCTAGAAGAAGTACCGGCACTGATTGATCGAGAAATTCAGCGCGGACGCATGGGGGTGGTGTTTTATCGAAAGCATCCCACATGGGATGTACGCATGATGATCCAGATGACGATTTTGCATCGGATTCTGTGGGGATTACTGTCCCTCGGCGGTTTATTGAATGAACGCACCCTTGCTCCGCTGCTGTCGTGGCTGATCCGTCGAGGCAAGTCCCAGCTCGCGTTGGAAATCGCTCGGATTTTTCTCAACTGGTACAACGTTCAAGGTGTGTACTCTGCCTATGCCGATCTGCACCCCCATCGTTAG